AAAATACGGGTTAGAGACTTGGATTTTTACTATGGGAATTTTCAGGCTCTGCATAAAATATCCATGGACATCTTTGCACAAGAGGTCACAGCTTTGATCGGACCTTCCGGATGTGGCAAAAGCACTTTTTTGCGCTGCATTAACCGGATGAACGATTTAATCCCCGGGACAAAGGTGGAAGGCGAGTTAACTCTTGAAGGCGAGGATATTTATGCGCCAAAAATAGATGTAGTCGAAATCAGGCGTAGGGTAGGGATGGTTTTCCAAAAGCCCAATCCTTTCCCTAAATCTATTTTCGAGAACGTGGCCTATGGATTACGAGTTAACGGTATTAAAGATAAGGAGTTTATTGCCCATAAAGTTGAAGAAAGTTTAAAAATGGCTGCCTTGTGGGATGAAGTAAAGGACAGACTGCACAGCTCTGCCCTTGGGCTTTCTGGCGGACAACAGCAGAGATTGTGTATTGCCAGGGCTTTGGCTGTCGAACCAGAGGTTTTGCTTATGGATGAGCCTGCTTCAGCGCTTGATCCCATTGCCACCCAGAAAATCGAGGAACTTATTTTTGAACTGAAGAAAAAATTTACCATCATCATTGTCACCCATAATATGCAGCAGGCAGCGCGTGTCTCTGAGGTAACGGCCTTTTTTTACATGGGTAAGCTTATTGAAATAGACGCTACAGACAGAATTTTTACAAGGCCCAAGGAGAAACAAACTGAAGAATACATAACTGGTAGGTTTGGTTAGGAGAAAATATGAGAAAACAATTGCATCAAGAATTGGATAATTTGAAAACTAGTGTCCTGAATATGGTTGCTCAAGTTGAGCAAACCCTAAAAAAGACCATTGATGCCTTTGCCACATTGGACGCCGACTTGGCCCAGGAGGTTATTGAAGGTGATCAAGTTATCAATGAAATGGAAGTAGAGATAGACGAGTTGTGCCTGAAGCTTTTAGCCTTGGAAGGACCTGTGGCCAGAGATTTAAGGTTTATTCTTGGATGTATGCGTATTTGTGTGGATTTGGAAAGAATTGGTGATGAATCTGTTAATGTTGCCGAAGCAACGATTATGCTTAGTTTTAAGCCCAGGCTTCCTTTTTATGATCAGCTTCAAATCATGGGGCAGAAGGCCAATAATATGTTAAAACAGGCCGTAATATCTTTTTTTGCTCCTGACCCTGATAAAGCCTTGCAGGTGTGCAGGATGGATTTTGAAGTTGATGAATTAAATTCCAAGATAATTAAAGAAATTGTGCAGTACATGTCTAAAGAAAGCCCAGCTATTGTGCGTTCTGTTCATGCCATAAATATTGCGCGTCGATTTGAGCGTATAGCTGACCTCTCCACAAATATTGCTGAGAGTGCTGTGTTTATTACTCGCGGAATTAATATTAAGCATTATTGCCAGTTCGATAATCGCATCTAGTCAGAGTGACTTCGCGCAACTTTTATTGTGCCTGTACTAACACAAGAACGGATGCACGCTAGAAAACATACTTGTCTGTTGAGAAGTTACAAAAAAAAATATCTGAACAATTGGCTAGATTATTCGAAAAGGTCCTCATCAAGGCAAAAGATGTCAAGGCAGAACTCCTATGGAAGCATTCTTGGAAAACTTCGCATTGGCAAAATAAAAAATTATAATAGATATGCAGTACGAGACATCTGACAACATTAACTAAATCTTACAACTGCCAGAAAGGATAATCACTGTCAGATTTAGTATTGACTAGTACACTTATAACGGCGTTCTTCTGTCTCTGAAATAAGAATTACCCTGTATGACTTTAGCCTTTTTTTTTAACTTCAGCGGCCCGCTCGCAAATTTGCTGGAGACTGCATTTGCCGCTTTTGTTTTGACAATCCACAATAGCGAGGGAAACAGAAACCAGTCTGAACCAGGCGCTCTTGCCGTCTCGTCCTCTGGCTTTTATCCTGCCTCTTTTTTGATCCTGCTCTGAATAGCGACTTTTTATCAGCCTTTTAAAACACCTGACAATGGCTATGGATATTCGCTCAGCCTTATCCGGAGTAGTAATTAAAACAAAGTCATCTCCGCCCACATGTCCCAAAAAATCTTCTGAATTGCCATGTCTTTTGACAGCCCAACTCATAATATGTCCCAGCAGGGTGATTATTTCATCTCCTTTTTTAAACCCATAGGTGTCGTTATATACCTTAAAATTATCAAGATCAGCATAAATGATACTGAAAGGAAGACCAATGGCCAACCTTCTTTCCATTTCTTGTTCTATTGAACGATTGCCCGGCAATCCTGTTAATGGATTACTTCCCCTGGCCATTTCTATCTGAACCTGGGCCATGTAGTCTATTAATTTTTGAACAGACACTACGCCCAGAAGTTTATTTTCT
The sequence above is a segment of the Desulfovulcanus ferrireducens genome. Coding sequences within it:
- the phoU gene encoding phosphate signaling complex protein PhoU, producing the protein MRKQLHQELDNLKTSVLNMVAQVEQTLKKTIDAFATLDADLAQEVIEGDQVINEMEVEIDELCLKLLALEGPVARDLRFILGCMRICVDLERIGDESVNVAEATIMLSFKPRLPFYDQLQIMGQKANNMLKQAVISFFAPDPDKALQVCRMDFEVDELNSKIIKEIVQYMSKESPAIVRSVHAINIARRFERIADLSTNIAESAVFITRGINIKHYCQFDNRI
- the pstB gene encoding phosphate ABC transporter ATP-binding protein PstB, whose protein sequence is MGKKLKIRVRDLDFYYGNFQALHKISMDIFAQEVTALIGPSGCGKSTFLRCINRMNDLIPGTKVEGELTLEGEDIYAPKIDVVEIRRRVGMVFQKPNPFPKSIFENVAYGLRVNGIKDKEFIAHKVEESLKMAALWDEVKDRLHSSALGLSGGQQQRLCIARALAVEPEVLLMDEPASALDPIATQKIEELIFELKKKFTIIIVTHNMQQAARVSEVTAFFYMGKLIEIDATDRIFTRPKEKQTEEYITGRFG